One part of the Cystobacter ferrugineus genome encodes these proteins:
- a CDS encoding permease, with translation MTLSLSLAAWMLAPLVEWFVQGRRTARVAVEGFLFVALGGLVLVHILPHSVSLAGPEALGAAVVGGGLALASRRRLPASAGGVLAVAGLVAHAALEGRALSLLGPESDALTVLAVVLHRLPLALGLWWLVRPRTGALGASALLAGMMLVGAVSLGWGGGVQAPGALRAVALFQAFTAGALLPALLRGRPGVELHDASQRLIAGLGALAAVALLVLLSHAHPVLGAQPGELGAAATFLSLSLETAPALLVAYVLSGLLQAFLGEASLGWLRRGSSLSQALRGSVVGMPLALCSCGVLPVYRGLIRKGVPVAAALSFLVAAPELGVSALIMSVPLIGWPLTLARLGGAFAVAVLSGVIVGRLVPTSPAPAPSSSGQAAPPLRQRLAHGLREGLVESVDHTAPWILVGLGLAALIEPLLQAQWLSRLPPGVDVPLFALLGVPSFVCASGATPLVAVLLHKGMSPGAALAFLLTGPATNVTTFAVMARLHGRKVTAAFAAVVALSSVGMGLALNALLPAQAGLAHQPHEAHGGPLEWVGLILLGAVFLASLLRQGPHAFLAQMWPAAPGAETSVSSAERISQLHVHGPACGHAHHAPAPDAPGPGRAVSNLRAPLRWRPRRAHVHGPACHSGACRHSRDG, from the coding sequence ATGACCCTGTCCCTCAGTCTGGCTGCATGGATGCTGGCTCCCCTGGTGGAGTGGTTCGTCCAGGGGCGGAGGACGGCGCGCGTGGCGGTGGAGGGATTCCTCTTCGTCGCGCTGGGTGGGCTGGTGCTGGTGCACATCCTCCCCCACAGCGTGTCGTTGGCGGGCCCGGAAGCGCTGGGCGCGGCGGTGGTGGGCGGAGGGCTGGCCCTCGCGTCACGACGGCGGCTGCCGGCCTCGGCCGGAGGGGTGCTCGCCGTCGCGGGACTGGTGGCGCACGCGGCCCTGGAAGGACGGGCCCTGTCCCTGCTGGGCCCCGAGAGCGATGCGCTCACCGTGCTCGCGGTGGTCCTGCACCGGCTCCCCCTCGCGCTGGGCCTGTGGTGGCTCGTGCGTCCGCGCACCGGTGCCCTCGGGGCCAGCGCGCTGCTGGCGGGCATGATGCTCGTCGGCGCGGTGAGCCTCGGCTGGGGCGGCGGGGTGCAGGCCCCCGGCGCGCTGCGGGCCGTCGCCCTGTTCCAGGCCTTCACCGCCGGAGCGCTCCTCCCCGCCCTGCTCCGGGGACGCCCGGGTGTCGAGCTCCACGACGCCTCGCAGCGGCTCATCGCGGGGCTCGGGGCGCTCGCGGCCGTGGCACTGCTCGTGCTCCTCTCCCACGCGCACCCGGTGCTGGGCGCGCAACCCGGAGAGCTCGGCGCGGCGGCCACCTTCCTCTCGCTCTCCCTGGAGACGGCGCCCGCGTTGCTCGTCGCCTATGTGCTCTCCGGTCTGCTCCAGGCCTTCCTCGGAGAGGCCTCGCTGGGGTGGCTGCGGCGCGGCTCCTCCTTGTCCCAGGCCCTGCGCGGCAGCGTGGTGGGCATGCCCCTGGCGCTGTGCTCCTGCGGCGTGCTCCCCGTGTACCGGGGCCTCATCCGCAAGGGCGTCCCCGTCGCCGCCGCGCTGTCCTTCCTCGTGGCCGCGCCGGAGCTGGGCGTGAGCGCGTTGATCATGTCGGTGCCGCTCATCGGCTGGCCCCTCACCCTCGCGCGCCTGGGCGGCGCCTTCGCCGTGGCCGTGCTCTCCGGCGTCATCGTGGGCCGGCTGGTTCCCACCTCCCCGGCCCCCGCCCCATCCTCTTCCGGGCAGGCCGCTCCTCCCCTGCGCCAGCGCCTCGCCCATGGCCTGCGCGAGGGGCTCGTCGAGTCCGTGGACCACACCGCGCCGTGGATCCTCGTGGGACTGGGGCTCGCGGCCCTCATCGAGCCCCTGCTCCAGGCGCAATGGCTCTCCCGCCTGCCGCCGGGAGTGGACGTGCCCCTCTTCGCGCTGCTCGGCGTGCCCAGCTTCGTGTGCGCCTCGGGCGCCACGCCCCTGGTGGCGGTCCTCCTGCACAAGGGCATGTCCCCAGGCGCCGCGCTGGCCTTCCTCCTCACCGGTCCGGCCACCAACGTCACCACCTTCGCCGTCATGGCCCGGCTGCATGGGCGCAAGGTGACCGCGGCCTTCGCGGCCGTCGTGGCGCTCAGCTCCGTGGGCATGGGACTCGCGCTCAACGCGCTGCTGCCGGCCCAGGCGGGTCTGGCGCACCAGCCCCACGAGGCGCATGGTGGACCGCTCGAGTGGGTGGGGTTGATCCTCCTGGGCGCCGTCTTCCTCGCCTCGCTGCTGCGGCAGGGCCCCCACGCCTTCCTCGCGCAGATGTGGCCCGCCGCTCCGGGCGCGGAGACCAGCGTCTCCTCCGCGGAGCGCATCTCCCAGTTGCACGTGCACGGACCGGCCTGCGGTCATGCGCACCATGCCCCCGCCCCCGACGCGCCCGGCCCGGGCCGCGCCGTTTCCAACCTCCGGGCGCCGCTGCGCTGGCGTCCCCGCCGGGCCCACGTCCATGGCCCGGCTTGTCACTCCGGCGCCTGCCGCCACTCCCGCGACGGCTAG
- a CDS encoding ribbon-helix-helix domain-containing protein has protein sequence MDMNPRLTSVVFRLSREKLDALKELSRSTRIRQSEYLREAISDLLTKYEDSLVD, from the coding sequence ATGGACATGAATCCTCGCCTCACCTCGGTGGTGTTCCGTCTCAGCCGCGAGAAGCTGGATGCGCTCAAGGAGCTGTCGCGCTCGACGAGGATCCGCCAGAGCGAGTACCTGCGCGAGGCCATCTCGGACCTGCTGACGAAGTACGAGGACAGCCTGGTCGACTGA
- the larE gene encoding ATP-dependent sacrificial sulfur transferase LarE: MLTPERIQALCESSRPKLEAMRAELRAHGSALVAFSGGVDSTFVLKIAVEELGERALALTALSASVAPEEEREARELAARLGARHVVVSSNELANPQYAANPTNRCYFCKTELYDLCEAQRQERGLAVVLDGFNADDFKDHRPGHKAAQEHAVRSPLARAGLTKEEIRAWSQALGLPTWDKPQMACLASRIPYGTSVTRERLFQIAGAESELRKRGFRQFRVRYHQEVARIELAAEEYERFLSAELRRDVDAAFKALGFKFVALDLEPFRSGRMNDAAGISRPSADVHPLPVVS; this comes from the coding sequence ATGCTGACCCCCGAGCGCATCCAGGCCCTGTGTGAGTCCTCCCGCCCCAAGCTCGAGGCGATGCGCGCGGAGCTGCGCGCGCACGGCTCGGCGCTGGTGGCCTTCTCCGGCGGTGTGGACTCCACCTTCGTGTTGAAGATCGCCGTGGAGGAGCTGGGCGAGCGCGCCCTGGCGCTCACGGCGCTGTCGGCCTCGGTGGCCCCCGAGGAGGAGCGCGAGGCGCGTGAGCTGGCCGCCCGGCTGGGCGCCCGGCACGTGGTGGTGTCCAGCAACGAGCTGGCCAATCCCCAGTACGCCGCCAACCCCACCAACCGCTGCTACTTCTGCAAGACGGAGCTGTACGACTTGTGCGAGGCCCAGCGCCAGGAGCGGGGGCTGGCGGTGGTGCTGGACGGCTTCAACGCGGACGACTTCAAGGATCACCGCCCGGGGCACAAGGCCGCCCAGGAGCACGCGGTGCGCTCGCCCCTGGCGCGCGCGGGGTTGACCAAGGAGGAGATCCGCGCCTGGAGCCAGGCCCTGGGGCTGCCCACCTGGGACAAGCCGCAGATGGCGTGCCTGGCGTCGCGCATCCCCTATGGGACCTCGGTCACCCGCGAGCGGCTCTTCCAGATCGCCGGCGCCGAGTCCGAGCTGCGCAAGCGCGGCTTCCGCCAGTTCCGCGTGCGCTACCACCAGGAGGTGGCGCGCATCGAGCTGGCGGCCGAGGAGTACGAGCGCTTCCTGTCCGCCGAGCTGCGGCGCGACGTGGACGCCGCCTTCAAGGCCCTGGGCTTCAAGTTCGTGGCCCTGGATCTCGAGCCCTTCCGCTCCGGGAGGATGAACGACGCGGCCGGCATCTCCCGGCCCTCCGCCGACGTCCATCCGCTGCCCGTCGTGAGCTGA
- the cysC gene encoding adenylyl-sulfate kinase — translation MAQTLGFTVWLTGMSGTGKSTMAAYIAARLRQVDRNVEILDENELGNELWQGLGDSKDERMTIVRRLGYVAGLLTRNNVAVLVPCVSPYKAGREENRRSVGRYIEVYVDCPTEKLIERDSTGRYKKALGGEIPNFIGITEPYEPPASAEVVIHSDQESVEEGAAKIFQSLLDLGYVTSEELKIITGKKMKAQPPTQVEVTRVSSAKPPKASKAPAKADKGTKASSKGAKARPAARAARVAKPSKAAKKASASKRKAR, via the coding sequence ATGGCGCAGACGCTTGGTTTCACCGTGTGGCTGACCGGCATGTCCGGAACTGGCAAGAGTACGATGGCCGCCTACATCGCGGCCCGGCTCCGCCAGGTCGACCGCAACGTGGAGATTCTCGACGAGAACGAGTTGGGCAACGAGCTGTGGCAGGGCCTGGGCGACAGCAAGGACGAGCGCATGACGATCGTCCGGCGGCTGGGCTACGTGGCCGGCCTGCTCACGCGCAACAACGTGGCGGTGCTGGTGCCCTGCGTGAGCCCCTACAAGGCGGGCCGCGAGGAGAATCGCCGCTCTGTTGGCCGCTACATCGAGGTGTACGTCGACTGTCCGACCGAGAAGCTCATCGAGCGCGACAGCACCGGCCGCTACAAGAAGGCGCTCGGTGGGGAAATCCCCAACTTCATCGGCATCACCGAGCCGTATGAGCCACCCGCCTCGGCCGAGGTGGTGATCCACTCGGATCAGGAGAGCGTGGAGGAGGGGGCGGCGAAGATCTTCCAGTCGCTGCTGGACCTCGGCTACGTGACCTCGGAGGAGCTGAAGATCATCACCGGCAAGAAGATGAAGGCGCAGCCGCCCACGCAGGTGGAGGTGACGCGGGTGTCCTCGGCCAAGCCGCCCAAGGCGAGCAAGGCGCCGGCCAAGGCGGACAAGGGCACGAAGGCGTCGTCCAAGGGCGCCAAGGCGCGTCCCGCGGCGCGGGCGGCCCGGGTGGCCAAGCCCAGCAAGGCGGCCAAGAAGGCGTCCGCTTCCAAGCGCAAGGCCCGCTAG
- a CDS encoding MerC domain-containing protein gives MSPKVLERTRGNSSGTGRWDRWGQALSLLCMVHCLVLPLVLGALPAVMSHALEETPIHLGMVVLAAVLGGVSFAPGFRRHRDGRVLALGALGLGLLILAQFLEHESTAETTVTALGATVLVIAHGLNRRRCQDGCAEAVANAR, from the coding sequence ATGAGCCCCAAGGTCTTGGAGCGCACGCGAGGAAACAGCTCCGGAACGGGCCGGTGGGACCGGTGGGGCCAGGCGCTGTCACTGCTGTGCATGGTCCACTGCCTGGTGCTGCCCCTGGTGCTGGGCGCACTGCCGGCGGTGATGAGCCATGCCCTGGAAGAGACCCCCATCCACCTCGGCATGGTGGTGCTGGCGGCCGTGCTCGGCGGGGTCAGCTTCGCGCCGGGCTTCAGGCGGCATCGGGATGGGCGCGTGCTCGCCCTCGGTGCCCTGGGGCTGGGCCTGCTGATCCTCGCCCAGTTCCTGGAGCACGAGAGCACGGCGGAGACGACGGTCACCGCCCTGGGCGCCACCGTGCTGGTCATCGCGCATGGGCTCAACCGCCGCCGCTGCCAGGACGGCTGCGCCGAGGCCGTCGCCAACGCGCGCTGA